A single genomic interval of Peromyscus leucopus breed LL Stock chromosome 7, UCI_PerLeu_2.1, whole genome shotgun sequence harbors:
- the Vps26b gene encoding LOW QUALITY PROTEIN: vacuolar protein sorting-associated protein 26B (The sequence of the model RefSeq protein was modified relative to this genomic sequence to represent the inferred CDS: inserted 2 bases in 1 codon) produces MSFFGFGQSVEVEILLNDAESRKRAEHKTEDGKKEKYFLFYDGETVXGKVSLSLKNPNKRLEHQGIKIEFIGQIELYYDRGNHHEFVSLVKDLARPGEITQSQAFDFEFTHVEKPYESYTGQNVKLRYFLRATISRRLNDVVKEMDIVVHTLSTYPELNSSIKMEVGIEDCLHIEFEYNKSKYHLKDVIVGKIYFLLVRIKIKHMEIDIIKRETTGTGPNVYHENDTIAKYEIMDGAPVRGESIPIRLFLAGYELTPTMRDINKKFSVRYYLNLVLIDEEERRYFKQQEVVLWRKGDIVRKSMSHQAAIASQRFEGTTSLGEVRTPGQLSDTNSRQ; encoded by the exons ATGAGCTTCTTCGGCTTCGGGCAGAGCGTGGAGGTGGAAATCTTGTTGAATGATGCGGAGAGTAGAAAGCGAGCGGAGCACAAGACAGAGGACGGGAAGAAGGAGAAATATTTCCTCTTCTACGACGGGGAAACCGT CGGGAAGGTGAGCTTATCTCTGAAGAACCCCAACAAGCGACTAGAGCACCAGGGCATCAAGATCGAGTTCATTGGGCAGATCG aACTCTACTATGACCGTGGGAACCACCATGAGTTTGTGTCTCTGGTGAAGGACTTGGCTCGGCCAGGAGAGATCACCCAATCACAGGCCTTCGACTTTGAGTTTACTCACGTGGAAAAGCCGTATGAATCCTACACAGGACAGAACGTGAAGCTACG CTATTTTCTTCGAGCCACCATCAGCCGCCGCCTCAACGACGTTGTCAAGGAGATGGACATTGTAGTTCACACACTTAGCACGTACCCCGAGCTGAACTCGTCCATCAAGATGGAAGTCGGGATCGAGGACTGCCTGCACATCGAATTTGAGTATAACAAATCCAA aTACCACTTGAAAGATGTCATTGTAGGGAAGATATACTTCCTGCTGGTGAGAATCAAAATCAAGCACATGGAGATAGACATCATCAAACGGGAAACGACAGGCACCGGTCCCAACGTCTACCACGAGAACGACACAATAGCCAAGTATGAGATCATGGACGGGGCACCAGTTCGAG GTGAGTCCATCCCCATCAGGCTCTTCCTGGCAGGATATGAGCTCACGCCCACCATGCGGGACATAAACAAGAAGTTCTCTGTGCGCTATTACCTCAACTTGGTGCTGATTGACGAAGAGGAGCGGCGTTACTTCAAGCAGCAG GAAGTGGTGTTGTGGCGGAAGGGCGACATCGTACGGAAGAGCATGTCTCACCAGGCGGCCATTGCCTCACAGCGCTTCGAGGGCACAACCTCCCTGGGTGAGGTGCGGACCCCCGGCCAACTGTCTGACACCAACAGCAGGCAGTAG
- the Thyn1 gene encoding LOW QUALITY PROTEIN: thymocyte nuclear protein 1 (The sequence of the model RefSeq protein was modified relative to this genomic sequence to represent the inferred CDS: inserted 1 base in 1 codon), with product MPRPRKRLTGAPGPDRKGLSEKRPKTENSENTSAKLENASPQKTSTSKNCGKNLSNYWLMKSEPESRLEKGVDVKFSIEDLKAQPKQXTCWDGVRNYQARNFLRAMKLEEEAFFYHSNCKQPGIVGLMKIVKEAYPDHTQFEKNNPHYDPSSKEDNPKWSMVDVQFVRMMKRFISLDELKTYHQAHKATGGPLKNMTLFTRQRLSVQPLTQEEFDFILGLEETEPS from the exons ATGCCAAGACCCCGGAAGAGGCTGACTGGGGCACCTGGCCCAG ACAGGAAGGGGCTATCAGAAAAACGTCCTAAAACTGAAAACTCAGAAAATACATCAGCTAAGCTAGAGAATGCCAGCCCTCAGAAGACTTCAACCTCGAAAAACTGTGGCAAGAATTTAAGCAACTACTGGCTGATGAAGTCCGAGCCAGAAAGCCGGCTAGAGAAAGGTGTAGATGTGAAG TTCAGCATTGAGGATCTCAAAGCACAGCCCAAGC ATACATGTTGGGATGGTGTTCGCAACTATCAG GCTCGGAACTTCCTCAGGGCCATGAAGTTGGAGGAAGAAGCCTTCTTCTACCATAGCAactgcaaacagccaggcatcGTGGGACTCATGAAG ATTGTAAAAGAGGCTTATCCAGACCACACacagtttgaaaaaaataatcccCATTACGACCCATCCAGCAAAGAGGACAACCCTAAATGGTCGATG GTGGATGTACAGTTTGTTCGAATGATGAAGCGTTTCATCTCCCTGGATGAACTTAAAACCTATCACCAAGCCCACAAAGCTACCGGGGGTCCCTTAAAAAACATGACCCTCTTCACTCGCCAGAGACTTTCGGTTCAGCCTTTGACTCAAG aagagtttgattttattttgggcCTCGAGGAAACAGAACCAAGTTAA
- the Acad8 gene encoding isobutyryl-CoA dehydrogenase, mitochondrial isoform X2, with product MLRCGSRRLGCLRAALRSQAHHRSVTFCIDPSLGLNEEQKEFQKVAFDFAAREMAPNMAEWDQKELFPVDVMRKAAQLGFGGIYVRTDVGGSGLSRLDTSVIFEALATGCTSTTAYISIHNMCAWMIDCFGNEEQRHKFCPPLCTMEKFASYCLTEPGSGSDAASLLTSAKRQGDHYVLNGSKAFISGGGESDIYVVMCRTGGSGPKGISCIVVEKGTPGLSFGKKEKKVGWNSQPTRAVIFEDCAVPVANRIGSEGQGFLIAMKGLNGGRINVASCSLGAAHASVILTQEHLKVRKQFGAPLARSQYLQFQLADMATRLVASRLMIRTAAVALQEEREDAVALCSMAKLFATEECFNICNQALQMHGGYGYLKDYAVQQYMRDSRVHQILEGSNEVMRMLISRSLLQD from the exons ATGTTGCGGTGTGGCTCCCGGCGCCTTGGCTGTCTGCGCGCCGCTCTCCGGTCCCAGGCTCACCACCGGAGCGTCACCTTCTGCATCGATC CTTCTTTGGGACtaaatgaagaacagaaagaatttcagaaaGTGGCCTTTGACTTTGCTGCTCGGGAAATGGCTCCCAATATGGCAGAGTGGGATCAGAAG GAGCTGTTCCCTGTGGACGTGATGCGGAAGGCAGCGCAGCTGGGTTTTGGGGGAATCTACGTACGAACAGACGTGGGTGGGTCTGGACTGTCTCGCCTCGATACTTCTGTCATCTTCGAAGCCTTGGCCACGGGCTGCACCAGCACCACGGCCTATATAAGCATCCACAA CATGTGTGCCTGGATGATTGATTGCTTTGGAAATGAGGAACAGAGGCACAAATTTTGTCCACCGCTCTGTACCATGGAGAAGTTTGCTTCCTACTGCCTCACGGAACCAG GAAGTGGGAGTGATGCTgcctctcttctgacctcagccaAACGACAAGGAGATCACTACGTCCTCAATGGTTCCAAG GCCTTCATCAGTGGGGGTGGTGAGTCAGACATCTATGTGGTCATGTGCCGAACTGGAGGATCGGGCCCCAAAGGCATCTCCTGCATAGTTGTTGAGAAGGGAACCCCTGGCCTCAGCTTTggcaagaaggagaagaag GTGGGGTGGAACTCCCAGCCAACCCGCGCAGTGATCTTTGAAGACTGTGCTGTCCCTGTGGCCAACAGGATTGGAAGCGAGGGGCAAGGCTTTCTCATCGCCATGAAAGGACTGAACGGCGGGAGGATCAATGTTG CATCCTGCTCTCTTGGGGCTGCTCATGCTTCAGTTATCCTTACCCAAGAGCACCTCAAGGTCCGGAAGCAGTTTGGAGCACCTCTAGCCAGAAGCCAA TACCTGCAGTTCCAGTTAGCGGACATGGCCACCAGGCTGGTTGCCTCCCGGCTGATGATCCGTACTGCCGCAGTGGCTTTGCAGGAGGAGCGGGAAGATGCAGTGGCCCTGTGCTCCATGGCCAAGCTCTTTGCTACAGAGGAATGCTTCAAT ATCTGCAACCAGGCTTTGCAGATGCATGGGGGCTATGGCTACCTGAAGGATTATGCTGTTCAGCAGTATATGCGGGACTCCAGGGTCCACCAGATCCTAGAAG
- the Acad8 gene encoding isobutyryl-CoA dehydrogenase, mitochondrial isoform X1, with the protein MLRCGSRRLGCLRAALRSQAHHRSVTFCIDPSLGLNEEQKEFQKVAFDFAAREMAPNMAEWDQKELFPVDVMRKAAQLGFGGIYVRTDVGGSGLSRLDTSVIFEALATGCTSTTAYISIHNMCAWMIDCFGNEEQRHKFCPPLCTMEKFASYCLTEPGSGSDAASLLTSAKRQGDHYVLNGSKAFISGGGESDIYVVMCRTGGSGPKGISCIVVEKGTPGLSFGKKEKKVGWNSQPTRAVIFEDCAVPVANRIGSEGQGFLIAMKGLNGGRINVASCSLGAAHASVILTQEHLKVRKQFGAPLARSQYLQFQLADMATRLVASRLMIRTAAVALQEEREDAVALCSMAKLFATEECFNQICNQALQMHGGYGYLKDYAVQQYMRDSRVHQILEGSNEVMRMLISRSLLQD; encoded by the exons ATGTTGCGGTGTGGCTCCCGGCGCCTTGGCTGTCTGCGCGCCGCTCTCCGGTCCCAGGCTCACCACCGGAGCGTCACCTTCTGCATCGATC CTTCTTTGGGACtaaatgaagaacagaaagaatttcagaaaGTGGCCTTTGACTTTGCTGCTCGGGAAATGGCTCCCAATATGGCAGAGTGGGATCAGAAG GAGCTGTTCCCTGTGGACGTGATGCGGAAGGCAGCGCAGCTGGGTTTTGGGGGAATCTACGTACGAACAGACGTGGGTGGGTCTGGACTGTCTCGCCTCGATACTTCTGTCATCTTCGAAGCCTTGGCCACGGGCTGCACCAGCACCACGGCCTATATAAGCATCCACAA CATGTGTGCCTGGATGATTGATTGCTTTGGAAATGAGGAACAGAGGCACAAATTTTGTCCACCGCTCTGTACCATGGAGAAGTTTGCTTCCTACTGCCTCACGGAACCAG GAAGTGGGAGTGATGCTgcctctcttctgacctcagccaAACGACAAGGAGATCACTACGTCCTCAATGGTTCCAAG GCCTTCATCAGTGGGGGTGGTGAGTCAGACATCTATGTGGTCATGTGCCGAACTGGAGGATCGGGCCCCAAAGGCATCTCCTGCATAGTTGTTGAGAAGGGAACCCCTGGCCTCAGCTTTggcaagaaggagaagaag GTGGGGTGGAACTCCCAGCCAACCCGCGCAGTGATCTTTGAAGACTGTGCTGTCCCTGTGGCCAACAGGATTGGAAGCGAGGGGCAAGGCTTTCTCATCGCCATGAAAGGACTGAACGGCGGGAGGATCAATGTTG CATCCTGCTCTCTTGGGGCTGCTCATGCTTCAGTTATCCTTACCCAAGAGCACCTCAAGGTCCGGAAGCAGTTTGGAGCACCTCTAGCCAGAAGCCAA TACCTGCAGTTCCAGTTAGCGGACATGGCCACCAGGCTGGTTGCCTCCCGGCTGATGATCCGTACTGCCGCAGTGGCTTTGCAGGAGGAGCGGGAAGATGCAGTGGCCCTGTGCTCCATGGCCAAGCTCTTTGCTACAGAGGAATGCTTCAAT CAGATCTGCAACCAGGCTTTGCAGATGCATGGGGGCTATGGCTACCTGAAGGATTATGCTGTTCAGCAGTATATGCGGGACTCCAGGGTCCACCAGATCCTAGAAG